CCGTGGACAGCGCGGTGCACCTCGGCGCGCAGCTGCCGCAGTTCCTGCGCGGCGTCTACTACGAAGGATGGGCGCCGGCGAAGGTCCCGGTTCGCTACGACGCCGACCGGTTCAGCGCCTTGTTCGCCGGCGAGGCGCAGGTCGGCATCGCCGAGGTGCCTGCCATCGCCGGTGCGGTGTCCGCCGCGATGAACGGATTGTTCTCACCCGGCCAGCTCGACCACGTCTTCACGGTGCTGCCCGCCGGGCTCCGGAGTGAGCTCGAAGGCCGGCCTCCGGTCGCATCCGCGCAACCGGCGAGCCACGGAACCGAACATTTGCGGCTCAACGCCCTGGAGGACACGGTGCTGCTGTTGACCGATGCAGTCTCGGCGTTGGTGCGCGGCCTGGAGGAACTCCCCACCGGCGAACCTGGCGGCGGCCGTGCCGCGAAAGCGGCGCAAGAGGCACACCGCATCCTGATGTCACGCGACGCCGTGCAGACGTAGCGGATGCGTCGGCTCCCGGTTGTCCCCGGGCAAGCCGAGGACTTTCGGCTCTTCTCGCTGCCGGAGCACCGGCGAGATCCTTCACGGGATCAGCGGGTCGCCACGACGTGGTGGCCTCTCGGGACGAGGAGAGGAGCAGTGGGTCATGGCTGAATGCGAAGTCTGCGGCAACGACTACGACAAGGCGTTCCAGGTCATGACGTCGGACGGTACCGGTACGCACGTGTTCGACAGCTTTGAGTGCGCCATCCACCAGCTGGCGCCGGTGTGCGTGCGGTGCCACTGCCGGATCATCGGCCACGGCGTCGAAGCCGTCGACGCGATGTACTGCAGCGCCAGCTGCGCGGCGGCAGCGGGTGTCGTGGGCGTGCGGGACCGGATCTGACGAGCCGGTGTCCTCGCCGATCGGGCGCGACTCGGCGAAGACGACAAGGCCCGCCCGAGGATCGAGCGGCTTTCGTCGGACGACGTGGGAATCCGAGCTCCGGAGTTCTCGAACTTCCGGCCATCTCCTCGAGCGGGTCACCGGGTTACCCCGGCTGCACCACGATCGCGCGGGCGGGCTGCGCACAGACAGGGCCGGAAGTCCCACGCCGGAGAGCTGTTCGTCATGGCCGTAGCATGCGTAGCAGCTCGGAGCGAGGAGAGCTGGACCCGGCTCGCCCAGGGCAAGCCTGCGCACAACCGATCAGCACCTCGCTGCCGATCATCCCGCGGGAGCGAGTGAACGTCGGTGCTCGCCCAGCTCGCGCAGCCGGACCAGCACCTGTTGTTCCAGCCTGCGGACGCGCTCGCGGGGAAGCCCGAGCCGGCCGGCCGTTTCCTGCACTGTGTGCGGACGCCCGTCGTGCAGCCCGTATCGCATCGTGACGACCTGACGCTCGAGTGGCCGGAGCACCTCGAGGAGTTCGTGTGTGCGAGCGGTGTCGACGTCGTCGTCCGTCGGTGCTTCCGAGCTTTGCGCGATGAGGTCGCCGAGCACGGTCTTCCCGTCGTCGCTCACCGGCGCGTCCAGGCTCGCGGTGGTCCGGGCGACGGTGCACAACTCCACCGCCCGTTTCGCCGTGATCCCGGCTTCTTCGGCGATTTCCCTCGTGGTGGGCTCACGCTGAAGGGTTGCGCGCAACCGGCCGCGGATTCGGTCGAGTTCGGCGAGCTGTTCGGTGGCGTGCACGGGTACCCTGATCGTACGGCCGGTGAGGTCGGCGCCGCGGTGCATCGCCTGCCGGATCCACCACATCGCGTAAGTGGAGAACTTGTATCCCTTGGTGTAGT
This genomic window from Amycolatopsis mongoliensis contains:
- a CDS encoding DUF2267 domain-containing protein: MSPHRDPLAHAQQRAHEWLTAVAAQLGTEDRHFAYRAVRAWLHLVRDRLTVDSAVHLGAQLPQFLRGVYYEGWAPAKVPVRYDADRFSALFAGEAQVGIAEVPAIAGAVSAAMNGLFSPGQLDHVFTVLPAGLRSELEGRPPVASAQPASHGTEHLRLNALEDTVLLLTDAVSALVRGLEELPTGEPGGGRAAKAAQEAHRILMSRDAVQT
- a CDS encoding Prokaryotic metallothionein, producing the protein MAECEVCGNDYDKAFQVMTSDGTGTHVFDSFECAIHQLAPVCVRCHCRIIGHGVEAVDAMYCSASCAAAAGVVGVRDRI
- a CDS encoding sigma-70 family RNA polymerase sigma factor gives rise to the protein MTDNTTKVTRPQTDVDAVGRYYAEISSTPLLTAADEVALAKRIEAGVYAAKLLHRTETGQQELSAAVGDLQAIAEDGKRAKDHMIRANLRLVVSAAKRFRPPELPLLDAIQEGNLGLIHAVEKFDYTKGYKFSTYAMWWIRQAMHRGADLTGRTIRVPVHATEQLAELDRIRGRLRATLQREPTTREIAEEAGITAKRAVELCTVARTTASLDAPVSDDGKTVLGDLIAQSSEAPTDDDVDTARTHELLEVLRPLERQVVTMRYGLHDGRPHTVQETAGRLGLPRERVRRLEQQVLVRLRELGEHRRSLAPAG